Proteins from a single region of Geothrix sp. PMB-07:
- the asnB gene encoding asparagine synthase (glutamine-hydrolyzing), producing MCGIAGIFNTDGRSVAVAALKSMTDAIAHRGPDGEGAWIHSFIGLGHRRLAILDLSPLAHQPMQTRDGSCVLTYNGEIYNFQNLRVELEARGHAFRSRSDSEVVLAAYREWGADCVHRFNGMFAFAIWDTQRNRLFLARDRYGIKPLYYWFQDGTLVFASEIKAILRHPDVGVRVCVPALNEYFSFQNVFSDLTLFEGIRLLPAAHTMTLDLDSTTPPRVERYWDFAFEEDAGLKDEREYLEELERLFEQAVNRQLVSDVEVGAYLSGGMDSGSITCIAARNFPNLKSFTGGFDLSSASGLELGFDERAKAEFLSSRFRTEHYEVVLKAGDMERVMPDLIRHMEDPRVGQSYPNYYVARLASKFVKVVLSGAGGDELFAGYPWRYYRAVVNDGPEHYADKYYRYWQRLIPDSLKPSFYQGHLQPAIQSHPCKDIFGGILADRPNPLHTPEDYVNQSLYLEARTFLHGLLVVEDKLSMAHGLETRVPFLDNDLVDFAMRLPVRHKLRDLKEVVGINENELGPKSRRFLDPSSDGKILLRKAFARYVPDAYANGVKQGFSAPDASWFKGESIDYVRSLLFSRKARIYDYIQPSAAQELMNGHFNGQANRRLLIWSFLCFEWWLKTFMP from the coding sequence ATGTGCGGGATCGCGGGGATCTTCAATACCGACGGCCGCTCCGTGGCCGTGGCGGCGCTCAAGAGCATGACCGATGCCATCGCCCACCGGGGCCCTGATGGTGAAGGCGCCTGGATCCATTCCTTCATCGGGCTTGGCCACCGCAGGCTGGCCATCCTCGACCTCTCGCCCCTCGCGCACCAGCCCATGCAGACCCGCGATGGCTCCTGCGTCCTCACCTACAACGGCGAGATCTACAACTTCCAGAACCTTCGGGTGGAGCTGGAGGCCCGGGGCCACGCCTTCCGTTCCCGCAGTGATTCCGAGGTGGTCCTCGCCGCCTACCGCGAATGGGGCGCGGACTGTGTTCACCGCTTCAACGGCATGTTCGCCTTCGCCATCTGGGACACCCAGCGGAACCGGCTCTTCCTGGCCCGGGACCGCTACGGCATCAAGCCCCTCTACTACTGGTTCCAGGACGGCACACTGGTGTTCGCCTCGGAGATCAAGGCCATTCTCCGCCATCCAGATGTCGGGGTCAGGGTGTGTGTCCCGGCCCTGAACGAGTACTTCTCCTTCCAGAACGTCTTCTCGGATCTCACGCTCTTCGAAGGCATCCGCCTCTTGCCCGCCGCCCACACGATGACCCTGGACCTGGACAGCACCACCCCCCCACGCGTGGAGCGCTATTGGGATTTCGCCTTCGAGGAAGATGCCGGATTGAAGGATGAACGCGAGTATCTCGAAGAGCTCGAACGCCTCTTTGAGCAGGCCGTGAACCGGCAGCTGGTCAGCGATGTGGAAGTGGGGGCCTACCTGAGCGGCGGCATGGATTCCGGGTCCATCACCTGCATCGCCGCCCGAAACTTTCCGAATCTGAAATCCTTCACCGGAGGCTTCGACCTATCCTCGGCTTCAGGCCTGGAACTGGGCTTCGACGAGCGCGCCAAGGCCGAATTCCTCTCCAGCCGTTTCCGCACCGAGCACTACGAGGTGGTGTTGAAGGCCGGCGATATGGAACGGGTGATGCCCGACCTCATCCGGCACATGGAAGATCCTCGCGTCGGCCAGAGCTACCCCAACTACTATGTGGCCCGGCTCGCCAGCAAGTTCGTCAAGGTCGTGCTCTCGGGCGCCGGGGGCGATGAGCTGTTCGCGGGCTACCCGTGGCGCTACTACCGGGCGGTCGTGAACGACGGACCTGAGCACTACGCGGATAAGTACTACCGCTACTGGCAACGCCTCATTCCCGACAGCCTGAAACCGTCCTTCTACCAGGGGCATCTCCAACCGGCCATCCAGTCACACCCCTGCAAGGACATTTTTGGAGGCATCCTGGCGGATCGCCCCAACCCGCTGCACACACCAGAAGATTACGTCAACCAATCGCTGTACCTGGAAGCACGCACCTTCCTGCATGGCCTCCTGGTCGTGGAAGACAAGTTGAGCATGGCCCATGGCCTGGAAACGCGGGTGCCATTCCTGGACAACGATCTGGTGGATTTCGCCATGCGCTTGCCCGTGCGGCACAAGCTGCGGGACCTCAAGGAAGTGGTCGGCATCAACGAGAATGAACTGGGCCCGAAATCGCGGCGCTTTCTGGATCCCTCCAGCGACGGCAAGATCCTTCTCCGCAAGGCCTTCGCCCGCTATGTTCCCGATGCGTATGCCAACGGCGTCAAGCAGGGGTTCTCCGCGCCCGATGCCAGCTGGTTCAAGGGAGAGAGCATCGACTACGTGAGATCACTCCTCTTCAGCCGCAAGGCGCGCATCTACGATTACATCCAGCCCAGCGCCGCCCAGGAACTGATGAACGGTCATTTCAACGGCCAGGCGAATCGCCGCCTCCTGATATGGTCATTCCTCTGTTTCGAATGGTGGCTCAAGACCTTCATGCCCTAG
- a CDS encoding NAD-dependent epimerase/dehydratase family protein: MPDIRGSRVLVVGGAGLIGSHAVDALLQEDVAQIIVYDNFCRGTRENLAEALKDPRVRIFEIGGDILQTDILGQAMKESDHVIHLAALWLLQCHEYPRSAFDVNIRGTFNVLEACRDHHIKRLVYSSSASVYGDAVDIPMTEEHPFNNRTFYGATKIAGEAMCRAFNERYGLPYAGLRYMNVYGARQDYKGAYIAVIMKILDRIDQGLPPIVYGDGSQSYDFIYVSEVGRANVCALKSDASDRFYNIGSGTRTSIKEVCELLLELTGSNLSIQYEPAGPTFVTNRIGSTDRAKRDLDFRTTIGLREGLQKLIAWRRAHRERHG; this comes from the coding sequence GTGCCTGACATCCGTGGTTCCCGGGTACTGGTCGTCGGCGGCGCCGGCCTCATCGGCTCCCATGCCGTGGACGCCCTGCTTCAGGAAGACGTCGCCCAGATCATCGTGTACGACAACTTCTGCCGGGGCACCCGGGAGAACCTCGCCGAGGCCTTGAAGGATCCCCGGGTGCGCATCTTTGAAATCGGGGGCGACATCCTGCAGACCGACATCCTGGGCCAGGCCATGAAGGAATCCGACCACGTCATCCACCTCGCCGCCCTCTGGCTGCTGCAGTGCCACGAATACCCGCGCTCCGCCTTCGATGTGAACATCCGTGGCACCTTCAACGTGCTGGAGGCCTGCCGCGATCACCACATCAAGCGATTGGTATACAGCTCCTCCGCCTCGGTCTACGGCGATGCCGTCGACATCCCCATGACCGAAGAGCACCCCTTCAACAACCGCACCTTCTACGGGGCCACCAAGATCGCGGGCGAAGCCATGTGCCGCGCCTTCAACGAGCGTTATGGCCTCCCCTATGCGGGCCTGCGCTACATGAACGTCTATGGTGCCCGCCAGGACTACAAGGGCGCCTACATCGCCGTGATCATGAAAATCCTCGACCGCATCGACCAGGGCCTTCCCCCCATCGTCTACGGCGACGGAAGCCAGAGCTACGATTTCATCTACGTCTCGGAAGTGGGCAGGGCCAACGTGTGTGCCCTCAAGAGCGACGCCAGTGACCGCTTCTACAACATCGGCAGCGGCACGCGAACTTCCATCAAGGAAGTCTGCGAACTGTTGCTGGAGTTGACTGGATCGAACCTCTCCATCCAGTACGAACCCGCCGGGCCCACCTTCGTCACCAACCGCATCGGCAGTACGGACCGCGCCAAGCGCGATCTGGATTTCCGCACCACCATCGGACTGCGCGAAGGCCTGCAGAAACTCATCGCCTGGCGCCGCGCCCACCGTGAACGGCACGGGTGA
- a CDS encoding methionyl-tRNA formyltransferase: MRIAFFGASELGRRCCAHILDQGLGEIVGIFTLPAAFNISYSSKPVVNVLHADFHGLAAQHGIPVVEAAHGMRECQPHLTHMAPDLIICIGWYHMIPKSMRDLAPLGCIGIHASLLPKYRGGAPLVWAMIQGERETGVSLFHFGEGVDNGDLILQKSFEIGEGDTIKEVLKSAEAASLDLLSEALPRIKEGTALRIVQREEEAFRMPQRSPEDGLIDWTWDSRRIRNFIRAQTRPYPGAFTFIEGRKVILWDAEVVP, encoded by the coding sequence ATGAGAATCGCCTTTTTCGGAGCTTCCGAACTGGGGCGGCGCTGCTGCGCCCACATCCTTGACCAGGGCCTGGGCGAGATAGTGGGCATCTTCACCCTTCCCGCCGCATTCAACATCTCCTATTCCTCGAAGCCGGTGGTCAATGTCCTGCACGCCGACTTCCATGGGCTGGCCGCCCAACACGGGATTCCCGTGGTTGAAGCCGCGCACGGGATGCGGGAATGCCAACCCCACCTGACTCACATGGCCCCGGATCTAATCATCTGCATTGGCTGGTACCACATGATCCCGAAATCCATGCGGGATCTCGCACCTCTGGGGTGCATCGGCATCCACGCCTCGCTCTTGCCCAAGTACCGCGGGGGAGCGCCGCTGGTCTGGGCGATGATCCAAGGAGAACGTGAGACCGGGGTAAGCCTGTTTCATTTCGGAGAAGGCGTCGATAACGGCGACCTGATCCTCCAAAAGTCCTTCGAGATCGGCGAGGGTGACACCATCAAGGAGGTCTTGAAGTCCGCTGAAGCCGCGTCTCTCGATCTCCTTTCCGAAGCACTTCCTCGAATCAAGGAAGGGACCGCACTGCGCATCGTCCAGCGGGAAGAGGAGGCCTTCCGGATGCCCCAGCGCTCCCCGGAGGATGGGCTCATCGACTGGACCTGGGATTCCCGGCGGATCCGGAACTTCATCCGCGCGCAGACCCGTCCCTACCCAGGGGCCTTCACCTTTATCGAAGGCCGAAAGGTCATCCTGTGGGATGCAGAGGTGGTGCCGTGA
- a CDS encoding class I SAM-dependent methyltransferase, which translates to MSALARLHLERLRAPENPRSGDQEQTQEAFGFKWAKRHTYESEAVQRAAQTWLFDRYCGGDATQLDQWLDPASGRRLILDAGCGAGHSALLFFGQRLRDHDYLGVDLSAAVDVGRQRFQEQGLPGDFLRCDLMDLPVPDDTFDLIFSEGVLHHTDSTERAIKALAKKLKPGGRFLFYVYAKKAPIREFTDDLIREHLRPLPDAEAWEALQGLTQLGMALGQMEAEIDIPADIPILGIRKGRMDLQRFFYWHICKAYFRPDWSQDEMNHVNFDWFRPLNCHRQTPEQVEAWTCEAGLFPARVAVEEAGITMVAEKRL; encoded by the coding sequence ATGTCTGCCCTGGCCCGCCTCCACCTCGAGCGCCTCAGAGCTCCGGAAAACCCCCGGTCGGGGGATCAGGAACAAACCCAAGAGGCCTTCGGATTCAAATGGGCCAAGCGCCACACCTACGAGAGCGAGGCCGTCCAACGAGCCGCCCAGACCTGGCTGTTTGACCGGTACTGCGGCGGTGATGCGACTCAGCTCGACCAGTGGTTGGATCCAGCCAGCGGCCGGCGGCTGATTCTGGATGCCGGTTGCGGTGCCGGACATTCGGCCCTTCTCTTTTTCGGCCAACGCCTGCGGGATCACGACTACCTCGGTGTGGATCTGTCCGCAGCGGTAGATGTGGGTCGGCAGCGATTCCAGGAGCAAGGCCTTCCCGGCGACTTCCTCCGCTGCGACCTCATGGATCTACCCGTGCCAGACGACACCTTTGACCTCATTTTTTCCGAAGGCGTGCTCCACCACACCGACAGCACCGAACGGGCCATCAAGGCCCTGGCGAAGAAGCTCAAGCCAGGTGGGCGCTTCCTCTTCTATGTCTACGCCAAGAAGGCGCCCATCCGGGAATTCACCGACGACTTGATCCGTGAACACCTCCGTCCCTTGCCGGATGCAGAAGCCTGGGAGGCCCTCCAGGGCCTGACCCAACTCGGGATGGCGCTGGGGCAGATGGAAGCGGAAATCGACATCCCCGCCGACATCCCCATTTTGGGCATCCGAAAGGGAAGGATGGATCTGCAGCGGTTTTTCTATTGGCACATCTGCAAAGCCTATTTCCGCCCCGACTGGTCGCAGGATGAGATGAACCATGTCAACTTTGACTGGTTCCGCCCCTTGAACTGCCATCGGCAAACCCCAGAGCAGGTGGAGGCCTGGACCTGCGAGGCGGGGCTCTTTCCTGCCCGCGTGGCGGTGGAGGAGGCGGGCATCACGATGGTTGCGGAGAAAAGGCTATGA
- a CDS encoding DegT/DnrJ/EryC1/StrS aminotransferase family protein has translation MPIPITRPCFDETEFELVRKPLESGWLVQGPYVAEFERLFGAFTGAPFAKATSNCTTALHLALEGLGIGPGDRVIVPSFTYIASANAVEYTGARVAFCDIDLATFNLDLNQAEALLEADGGRTIRAIMPVHLFGLCVDMPRVMDLARRYQLKVVEDAACGLGARLGGQHAGTFGDAGCFSFHPRKSITTGEGGMVTTADGRLAGTLSSLRDHGAGKSDLQRHQEEGGSLLPGFAARGYNYRMTDLQGALGVAQMGKVARILEARTTLAARYDAALQGCGALSPTLVPPGHVHGYQSYVCLYHGGEAVDQLSLAGVDRLNRRRNTLMARLESLGIATRQGTHAVPTLEYYQARYGLADADFPKAYAADRLSIALPLYVGMTDGEFNLVVESLLNLAKEV, from the coding sequence GTGCCCATTCCCATCACCCGCCCCTGCTTCGATGAGACCGAATTCGAGCTCGTGCGGAAGCCCCTGGAAAGCGGATGGCTGGTGCAGGGGCCCTATGTGGCGGAGTTCGAGCGACTCTTTGGAGCCTTCACCGGCGCGCCGTTCGCCAAGGCCACCTCCAACTGCACCACGGCCCTGCACCTGGCCCTGGAAGGCCTGGGCATCGGCCCGGGTGATCGCGTGATCGTACCTTCCTTCACCTACATCGCCAGCGCCAATGCCGTGGAATACACCGGCGCCCGCGTGGCCTTCTGCGACATCGACCTCGCGACCTTCAACCTCGACCTGAACCAGGCCGAGGCCCTGCTGGAAGCGGATGGCGGCCGCACCATTCGCGCCATCATGCCCGTCCACCTCTTCGGCCTCTGCGTGGACATGCCCCGGGTGATGGATCTGGCTCGCCGCTACCAACTGAAGGTGGTGGAGGATGCCGCCTGCGGGCTGGGCGCACGCCTGGGCGGCCAGCATGCGGGCACCTTCGGCGATGCCGGATGCTTCTCCTTCCATCCCAGAAAGAGCATCACCACGGGCGAGGGCGGCATGGTCACCACGGCCGATGGCCGCCTAGCTGGCACCCTCTCCTCGTTGCGTGATCACGGCGCTGGGAAGAGCGACCTTCAGCGCCATCAGGAAGAGGGCGGATCCCTCCTTCCGGGCTTCGCCGCGCGGGGCTACAACTACCGTATGACCGATCTCCAAGGTGCCCTCGGGGTGGCCCAGATGGGCAAGGTCGCGCGGATTCTGGAGGCCAGGACCACACTAGCGGCCCGCTATGACGCGGCGCTCCAGGGCTGCGGCGCCCTCAGCCCCACCCTCGTTCCTCCCGGCCATGTCCACGGCTACCAGTCCTACGTCTGCCTCTACCACGGGGGCGAAGCCGTGGATCAGCTGAGCCTCGCTGGCGTGGATCGGCTGAACCGCCGTCGCAACACCCTGATGGCCCGCCTGGAATCCCTGGGCATCGCCACCCGGCAGGGCACCCACGCGGTTCCCACCCTGGAGTACTACCAGGCGCGATATGGCCTGGCCGATGCCGATTTCCCGAAGGCCTACGCCGCTGATCGACTCAGCATTGCGCTCCCTTTGTACGTCGGGATGACGGACGGGGAGTTCAACCTCGTGGTGGAATCCTTGCTCAACTTGGCCAAGGAGGTGTGA
- a CDS encoding acyltransferase has translation MPRFIHPTAVIDEGALIGEGTRIWHFSHILPGTVIGSGCTLGQNVMAGPDVKIGNHCKIQNNVSLYNGVELEDYVFCGPSMVFTNIPNPRCEFPQSGAQHNRRTLVRRGASIGANATLVCGVTVGRYAFIGAGAVVASDVPDYGLMLGVPARQAGWMSRHGARLPDPDAEGVRHCPLSGWRYLEQPAGTLRCLDWPEDQPLNPNASTSAGVNRA, from the coding sequence ATGCCCAGATTCATCCATCCCACCGCGGTCATCGACGAAGGTGCCCTCATCGGCGAAGGCACCCGCATCTGGCACTTCAGCCACATCCTGCCCGGAACGGTCATCGGATCGGGCTGCACCCTGGGCCAGAACGTCATGGCCGGGCCAGATGTCAAAATCGGGAATCACTGCAAGATTCAGAACAATGTGTCGCTCTACAACGGCGTGGAACTTGAAGATTACGTCTTCTGCGGCCCCTCCATGGTGTTCACCAACATCCCGAACCCCCGGTGTGAATTCCCCCAGAGTGGAGCCCAGCACAACCGCCGCACCCTTGTGCGCCGCGGTGCCTCCATCGGCGCCAACGCCACCCTGGTGTGCGGCGTCACCGTGGGCCGCTACGCCTTCATCGGCGCAGGCGCCGTGGTGGCTTCCGATGTGCCCGACTATGGCCTCATGCTTGGTGTGCCCGCCCGGCAAGCCGGCTGGATGAGCCGCCACGGGGCCCGCCTCCCCGATCCTGATGCGGAAGGCGTGCGGCACTGCCCCTTGAGCGGATGGCGCTACCTGGAGCAGCCGGCCGGTACCCTCCGCTGCCTCGATTGGCCCGAGGACCAGCCTTTGAATCCCAATGCTTCCACCTCTGCTGGAGTGAACCGTGCCTGA
- a CDS encoding Gfo/Idh/MocA family protein has protein sequence MPLNFALIGAGGFVAPRHLQAIQESGHRLVAALDKNDSVGVLDRYFMDAAFFTEFERFDRHAEKLRRGDPDHRIHWVSVCSPNYLHDAHIRFALRIGADAICEKPLVLNPWNLDALAALEAESGRRICTVLQLRLHPAIRALKARIDQEGPGTIHEVDLTYLTARGPWYHVSWKGDASKSGGVAMNIGVHFFDMLQWIFGRALEVRVHFQDARRSAGYLDLEKARVRWFLSVDPDDLPASAREANQPAFRRLAVDGDVYEFSDGFTGLHTAVYQEVLAGGGYGVEDARPSVELAHRIRHATPAASDAKALVGFRQDLG, from the coding sequence ATGCCTCTGAATTTCGCCCTGATTGGCGCTGGCGGCTTTGTTGCGCCCAGGCACCTTCAGGCGATCCAGGAGTCGGGCCATCGGCTGGTGGCGGCCCTGGACAAGAACGATTCCGTGGGTGTGCTGGACCGCTACTTCATGGATGCGGCTTTCTTTACCGAATTTGAACGCTTCGACCGGCACGCGGAAAAACTCCGCCGGGGCGACCCCGATCACCGGATCCACTGGGTGAGCGTGTGTTCCCCCAACTACCTCCACGATGCCCACATCCGGTTCGCGCTTCGCATCGGGGCCGATGCCATCTGCGAAAAACCCCTCGTCCTCAATCCCTGGAACCTGGATGCCCTTGCCGCCCTGGAGGCCGAGAGCGGACGACGCATCTGCACCGTGCTCCAACTCCGGCTGCATCCTGCCATCCGGGCCCTGAAGGCACGCATCGACCAGGAGGGCCCCGGGACCATCCATGAGGTGGATCTCACCTATCTCACAGCACGCGGCCCCTGGTATCACGTTTCCTGGAAGGGCGACGCGTCCAAATCAGGCGGTGTCGCCATGAACATCGGTGTCCATTTCTTCGACATGCTTCAGTGGATCTTCGGCCGGGCGCTGGAGGTCCGGGTGCACTTCCAGGATGCCCGGAGGAGTGCGGGGTACCTCGATCTGGAGAAGGCCCGGGTGCGCTGGTTCCTGTCCGTGGATCCGGACGACCTTCCGGCGTCAGCGCGCGAAGCCAACCAACCGGCCTTCCGGCGCCTGGCCGTGGATGGCGACGTGTATGAATTTTCGGACGGCTTCACGGGCCTGCACACGGCCGTCTACCAGGAGGTGCTGGCCGGGGGCGGCTACGGAGTAGAAGACGCCCGCCCATCCGTGGAACTGGCCCACCGGATCCGCCATGCCACGCCAGCCGCTTCCGACGCGAAGGCCCTTGTCGGCTTCCGGCAAGACTTGGGTTGA